The stretch of DNA GTGGAGCTGACACCGTCACCTTGCGACGACTGCTGCGTGGGCTGCGACGAGCCGAACTTCAGCGGGGTGGCTCTCGACGCGCGATGGAGGCCTTCCGGGAACTTGCGTGCGCCGAGCAAGCGCCGACAGAGTCAGACCTGGAGTTTCTGACTGAACGTGAGCGTGACATCCTCACCAGGATTCGCACTGTACTCAGGGCAGGAATTGACTCCTACCGGGCCGGTAATTCCGTGGAACTGATTTTGTGGGATATTTGGCATGCCACCGGGCTTTCGGATCGGCTGATGAACGCCTCTTTGCGCGGAGGGGCGCTGGGGTCCAGCGCAGACCTTGACTTGGATGCCATGATGACGCTTTTCGACGCCGCCGGCGACTTCGTCGAACGCCAACCCACCGCAAACATTGCCCGTTTTGTCGACCACATCATTCAGCAAGAATTGCCGTCGGGGGCCCGCGATCGGCGCGGGGTTACTCGTGATGCTGTCAGCATTCTCACCGCCCACGCCACCGCTGGTCAAGAGTGGAAGGTAGTCGCCGTCGCTGGGGTACAAGAAGGACAGTGGCCTTCCCTTGGCATTACCGGCAGCCTGTTCGGGCAAGAGGAGCTGGTTGACCTCATTGATCACGGCATCGACCCAAACATCATTATCGCGCGCACGGGTGAGCGGGTGGCGGAAGAACGCCGACTTTTTAATCTGGCCGTTAGTCGGGCGAGTCAGTATTTGCACGTCAGCGCGGTTTTTGATGCCGAATCGGATGAGGTTGATGAGCCGTCGCGTTTTCTGAAAGACTTCGCCCAGGAGCAGCACTGCCAGATCAGGATCGTGGGGCAGGATGAAATGGCACAGGATTCCGCCTTGTCCGCGGAATCACTTGGATATGCTCCGCAACAGGAGGAATACCCACGCCTTCTGTCCGCACCGAGCATCATTGCCGAATTGCGACGCGTGGTGGAAAACCCTAATGCGGTATCAAAGCAGAAAGAACTAGCTGCCTTTGAACTCGGCCGACTTAGCGACGCCGGGATCTATGGGGCCCACCCCGATCAGTGGTGGGGATTGCAGTCGCCATCAACCATGTCGCCCGTGGTTTCCGCCGAGGCGTCAGGAAGGGTCTCGCCGTCGAAAATTGAAGCTGGGCTCGCCTGCCCGCTGCGTGCCGTGCTGGCTGGGGTGGCGGAAAAAGATGAGACTCAGATTCACCTCGTGAAGGGGACGTTGGTGCATGCGGCTGCGGAAGCTCGGGCGCATAAAGTGCCTCGCGCTACCATCGAGAAGCTGGTCGGGGAGGCGTTTGCGGCGGTGTCGGACGTGCCTAAGTGGCGTCAGGAGTCTTACCTCGCTGAGTGGGACGAATTGATCGCTCGCACCCTTAACTACGTTGAAGCTCATGATGCCGTCGGGGTAGAAGTTCCAGTGCGAGTGCAGGTGGGTGCGCGGGCAGATGGCACCCCCATCGTCATTGCCGGCCGAATGGATCGCTTGGAGAAGAACGCCGACGGCGAGTATGTGATCGTCGATCTAAAGACAGGTTCCTCAGCTGCTACCGTCAAGGAGACTCAGGATCATCCGCAGCTGCTGGCCTACCAACTCGCACTTCATCACGGCACCTTGCACGAAGGTCACGTGAATACAGCGCACCCGAACGAAGAAACTCTAGCCGTGGGCAGTGCCCACCTGGTGTATCCCGGGGTAAAAACCACCAAGCTCACGATCCGCCAACAGGCACCCAAAACAGCGGAGCAGCTTGAAGAATTTGCCGCGAAACTACCTCCGCTACTCGACGCGCTCGCGGGCCCCATTCTAGAAGCGCGCGTAAACGAAAGCTGTGATTCCTGCCCGCTGCTGACCATGTGCCCTGCCCATCAGGAAGGACGGCCGCTAACCGATGTTCAATGAGATCATTAGTCCCACAAAGCTCTCGGCAATCTTGGGACAAAAACACGCTCCTACCTCCCAACAAGCTGAGGTTATCGGCGCGGCACCTGGTCCGTTGTTGGTGGTTGCTGGGGCAGGGGCGGGGAAAACCGAAACCATGGCCAATCGCGTTGTGTGGCTTGTGGCCAATGGATATGCCGCCCCCGACCAAGTACTAGGGCTGACTTTTACTCGTAAGGCCGCTCAGCAGCTAGCGCAGCGGATCCGAGCCCGCCTATCGACGTTTGCTGCTACCCCGGTAGCGCGCCGGCAGGATCCCAGCGGTGAGCTGGAAAAACAATTAGAGTCGATAAACCCCACGGTGTCCACGTATGACTCTTATGCCGGTCGCCTTGTGCAGGAGTATGGGCTGCTGCTTCCGGTGGAACCCACGGCCAGGCTGATTACTGATACTGAGTTGTTTCATATTGCTCGGCAGGTCGTGGCGGAGTACCCACACAAACTTAGCGCCACGCAATCTGTAGCAACAGTGGTGAAAAACCTGCTTGCGCTATCTGCCGAACTGGATAACCATATGGTTAGCCACGATGACGTGCTGGGAGAAAGCACGTCGTTTGTGCAGCGTTTCGAAGAAATTGATCGGGGCAGGAGCTCCGAGAATTTCAACACAACGATCTCCGGTTGGATCGACACCCAGCAACTACGGCTGGAATATCTGCCGTTGGTGACAGCGCTCAAGGCGGAACTCAGCAAGCGTCAAGTGATCACGTTCGGGGAACAAATGACGCTGGCGGCACGCCTCGCTGAGAGCTTTCCGGAAGTAGGGGAGAAAGAGCGCCGAAAGTTCCGCGTTGTCATGCTGGACGAATACCAAGACACCTCCCACTCACAACGGGTCCTGTTGCGCTCTCTGTTCGGTAGCAAGGACCCCGACCTAACAGTGACCGCGGTCGGGGACCCGATGCAATCCATCTATGGTTGGCGCGGTGCAACGGCCGCGAATCTCGAACGCTTCACCACTGATTTCGCCACAGCTAGCGGACCCGACGGAGAGCGCACACCTGCCGAAAAGAAGCAGCTGACGGTCTCTTTCCGAAACCCCAGCCAGGTACTTTCCGGTGCCAATGCCGTATCTGGAGCCGTGTTTGACCGCTACAACCAAGGAAAAAGAACGGTAGAAGCTCTCACCGCCCTACCGGGCAAAGACAACGGTGCCGTACAACTCGGCTGGTTTCAGACCCCGGAGCAAGAACAAAACTGGGTGGCTGACTATTTCACGCAGACCTATCATAGCCTCGAACCGGGGGAACCATTCACTGCTGCCATTTTGGTGCGCAAGAAGTCTCATATTGAGGGCTATGCCTCCGCATTAGCCGAGCGAGGTGTGCCGTACGAGGTGGTTGGACTCTCCGGCCTGCTCCTCATCCCGGAAGTAGCTGACCTCGTCGCCATTGCTACCATGCTCATTGACCCCACCGATAACGCAGCAGCCTTAAGGGTCCTCACCGGACCCTTGGTGCAGCTGGGAGCTAGTGACCTGCTTGGTCTCCAGCAACGAGCAGCTAACCTGGCAGGTAGAGCACGCCGAAAGCCCACTCAGCCTGCTGACGAAGACTCTCCCAATCCGCTGGAAAAACTGGAAGTCATTATCGCGGAGAATGTCGCTACCGATGAAGACACTTCCATCGGGCTGGTCGATGCCGTAGCTGACCTTGGGGAACCGGATTTCTACACTGAGGTTGGCTACTACCGTTTGCGCGAACTCGCAGCGATGTTGAGGCACCTGCGCACCTACAGTCTCGGGCGAAACCTTACCGATCTGTTCGCTGATATCGAGGAGGTCTTCGGCATCCGCACCGAAGTACTTTCCCGGCAAGACCCGCATGCCGATGGTGCCTCCGGCACAATCCACCTGGATAGCTTCGCCGCGGAGGTAGCGTCGTTCGAAGCTATCCCAGGGGCAAGTTTGCGCAGCTTGTTGGACTACTTTGCCCTTGCTTTGGAACATGAAGACGGGCTGGAGCCAGGAGAAGTGAAAGTACGGAGCAACCGCGTGCAGATCCTTACCGTACATAAATCCAAAGGTTTGGAATGGCAGCATGTCGCCGTTGTACGAGCGGATAACAGTACCTATCTGGACGAACATTCCAACCTCCAGGGCCAGAAATTAAGCACCTGGGTCACCGACGTCACCAAAGTACCCTCCACGCTGCGGGGAGACGTTGCCGAAGGAGAGGAGCTAAGTGGTATTCCAGAATTTGAAGCCGCCGAAGCAGAGGTCCGCAGCGATCTAGAAAAGGCAGTGAAGGCGCATATCGAGGAGTTCCGCGACACCTTTCGCCAAGAAGCCGCTCGATTGTTCTACGTGGCAATTACTCGGAGCGAGCACAATGTGCTGGTCACCGGTTCTGCGAACACCGGCGGCTCCAAAGTTCGAAAACCCTACGTCTATTTCGACCTGTTGCGAAGTACTCAGCCCGAAAATGTCGTGCACTGGGAAGACGGCGCCTCCGCAGAAGAGGAAAACCCTGCACAGACAGAAACACTTAGCGCAGTGTTCCCGACCGACCCGTTAGGAAAGCGTCGTCCCCACGTGGAGGCCGCGGCCGAAAGGGTACGCCACATGTTAGCAAACGTGCTGCACACCGACGAAGAACCAGAGCTCACCCAACTTGGCGAGCAGGGGCAACAATGGCACCGCGATGTCACTGCCCTCATCGAGGAACATCGCCGACTCTCATCGACAAAAATTGAAGTACCTCTTGGCCAAGAACTCACCGCTACCGACCTCGTCGCCCTCGAACGAGATCCCGTCTTCTTTGCCCAACGCACCTTACGGCCGGTTCCATTCAAACCGAACGCATATGCCAAACGTGGCACAGCATTCCACGAATGGCTGGAACGTCGCTTTGGGTCTGCTACCTTGCTCGACGACGAAGAACTGATGCTCGACGCTCAAGACACAACTGAAGTCATGGACAACGCGGATCAACTCGCTGAGCTGCAGGAGAAGTTCCTGGCCTCGGAATGGGCGGAGCGACAGCCCGCTCAGGTCGAAGCGCCATTCGAAGTGGCTATTGGCAATACGATTGTTCGCGGTCGGATCGATGCCATTTTCCACGAAGGCGAAGATCCCGCCAACGGCTGGCTCGTGGTTGACTGGAAGACCGGCCGCAAACCACGGGGGTCGGAACTTGCGGCCGCTGCCATCCAGCTCGCGGTTTATCGATATGCCTGGGCGCAGCTTGTGAGCAAACAACATGGCATCGAAGTTGACCCCGAGAGCATTAAGGCTGCCTTCTACTACGTTGCCGAGGGAGAGACTTATGCGCCGGGTAAACTACCAACCGCAGCTAACTTGGCAAAACTAGTCGGAAGCGACGAGGCCTAGGCCACACAATCAGTGGTCGCGACCTTGAGGAGAATGAACAGCGAATGCGAAATCGGATCGGAGACCGCCTCCGTGGCGATACCGAACTCAATGACTTGCCGGCACATGCCCTGCTCAATATCATCAACGTGCCAGGTAAGGCATTTGCATCGCCATGGCAGCTGATTCTCCGTCGTTTCTTGTACGCGATGATCCTGCTGGCCATCGTGTCCGTGCTGGCGTACGTCGATAAGGACGGATACACCGAGCATCTGACCTTTATCGACGCCGTCTACTACGCCGCGGTGTCGATGTCGACAACCGGTTACGGCGATATCACCCCGGTCACGCAGCAAGCCCGGCTAATTAATATCATTATCATCACACCGCTGCGAATCGCCTTCCTGATCCTTCTGGTCGGCACCACTTTGTCCGTTCTCACCGAAGAATCCCGCCGAACCCTTCAAATCCAACGATGGAGGAAGTCCTTGCGTAACCACACTGTTGTCATCGGATATGGCACCAAGGGACGCTCCGCCGTCGCGGCGCTGCTTGCCGACGGCACCCCGGCCAGCCAAATCGTCGTCGTAGACTCGGACCCACGCGCCCTGGAGATGGCCTCCAACCAAGGGTTGGCGACAGTCCACGGCACCGCCACCAAGTCCGATGTCCTCAAGCTCGCAGGTGTGACTCGCGCCCGTGCCGTGGTCGTCGCCCCCAACCTCGATGACACTGCCGTTCTGGTGACGCTTTCCGTGCGCGAAATTGCGCCGAGCGCGATGATCGTGGCGAGTGTGCGCGAGTCGGAAAATATGCACTTGCTGCGCCAATCCGGGGCCGACTCAGTGGTGATCTCCTCGGAGACCGCAGGGCGACTGCTTGGGCTTGCCACCGTCACCCCATCGGTGGTGGAAATGATGGAAGATCTGCTGTCCCCGGACGAAGGCTTCTCCATTGCGGAGCGCATCGTTGGAGAAGACGAAGTCGGAGCCAACCCCCGCCACCTCGCCGACATTGTCCTCGGAGTGGTGCGGTCTGGAGAGCTCTACCGCATCGATGCCCCAGAGGCAGAAATCGTCGAGCCCGGAGACCGGTTGCTGTATGTCCGACGGGTATTCGGCTAACCCGTGCAAGTACTAGTTATTACTCCGGATAACCGCACGCTGGTGACCGACAAGGGCGCCCCGCTGTGGTTTGATGGGGCGGCTATCGACGTCGCGAAGCAGGAATGCCCCGACGGGCTTGAAGGCGCAGTGCGTCGTGACGTTACAACAGCACAGCAGCTAGCCACGCGGTTTGGCGCGCAACTTAAATCTATCCGTGCGTTGAGCGATGACCCACGTGTTGCCCGGGCCGCCCACCTGCTTCGGTTTCGGGAATCTCACCGCTTTCACCCCCACAGCGGTAAGCTACTCACCCACCAGGCTGACCAAGCACGAGATCCTCATGGTGTTGCAGTTTTCCCACGCATCGACCCCTGCGTCATCGGGATAGTGGAGCTGGAAGGCCACGATCGCATTTTGCTCGGTCGAAATGCCCAGAGGCCACAGTTCTTTTCCCTGGTCGCGGGATACGTGTGCCCCGGCGAAACCCTCGAGCAGTGCTTTGCCCGGGAGGTGTTGGAAGAAACCGGTCGCAGCGTCCACCAAATGACATACCAGGGTTCGCAGCCGTGGCCGATGTCCGGATCGTTGATGATGGCGTTTCACGCTTTCACCACCGATGTGCATCCTCGACAAACACCCGACGGGGAGCTCATTGAAATTCGCTGGGCCAGCCGAGAACAGTTGGCAACACTGCCGCTGGCCGCGCCGGGATCGATAGCCCGAAAACTCATCGATGACTGGAGCCATACTTGTGATTAACCTCGATGAACTTGACGATGACCAACGAATCGCAGCCACCGCACCCCGCGGACCGGTGTGTATTTTGGCCGGTGCTGGGACCGGTAAGACCCGAACGATCACTTACCGGATTGCGCACCTGATTGACCAAGGAATGGTCAGCCAAAACCGCGTCCTCGCTGTGACTTTCACCAATCGGGCTGCTAGCGAAATGCGACATCGTCTGCAGCTGATGGGGATCGGGGGAGTGCAAGCCCGGACGTTTCACGCTGCTGCGATGCGCCAACTCAGGTACTTTTGGCCCCAGGTCGCAGGAGATTTGAAGTGGAAACTGCACCAAAACAAGTTTCCGCTAGTGGGAGCCGCGGCGCGAAGCGTTGGGCTAGATACCAACAAGGACACCGTACGTGACTTGCTTAGCGAGATCGAATGGGCGAAGGCCTCGCTCGTCTCTGCTGAGCAGTACGCGGAGGCCGTCGATAAGGCGCGCCGGACGCCCCCTGCGGATGCGGCGAAAGTGGCCGAGGTGTATCGGCGCTACGAGCAGTCGAAAATTACTGATGCCGGGTTGCTGCTGGATTTCGACGATTTGCTGCTGCACACCGCCGGGGCGCTTGAGAATTCGCCAGCGGTCGCGGAGGAATTTCGCGAACAGTACCGCAGCTTCGTCGTCGATGAATACCAGGACGTCACTCCGCTGCAGCAGCGGGTCCTTAATGCTTGGTTGGGTGATCGCGATGACCTCACGGTCGTTGGGGACGCCAACCAGACCATTTATTCCTTCACGGGTGCCACCCCAGATTATTTGTTGAACTTTTCGCGAACCTATCCGCACGCTACCGTCGCCCGGCTGCAACGCGACTACCGCTCGACTCCGCAGATCACCACGCTCGCCAACCACATCATCGGCGAGGCGAAAGGACGCGTGGCCGGTACCCGTCTTGAGTTGATCGGCATGCGACCCAAAGGCCCGGAACCCACCTTTAGCTGCTACGACGACGAAGTGACCGAAGCACGCGAGGTAGCTCGGAAAATCGCCAAGCTTATCGACGACGGCGTCGCGCCCGCAGAGATCGCCGTGCTCTATCGCATCAACGCCCAGTCGGCGGTGTTCGAACAGGAACTTGCCGACGCCGGGATCGTCTACCAAGTGCGAGGCGGCGAAGGATTCTTCCAACGGCCCGAGATCACCCAGGCCATCAGCCAACTCGTGCGCACCGCGCAACGCGATGACCTCCCTGAACAAGCAGTTGGCCCGCAACTTCACCGCTTGGTGCGGGCTGCGCTGGCACCGCTTGGGCTTACTCCCACAGAGCCGGAAGGCGCTCAGGCCCGGGAACGGTGGCAGTCGCTGAACGCGCTCGTCGAACTCATCGAGGAGCTCGGGAATGCGACCCCGGACCTTGACCTGATCGGCGCCCTGCACGAGCTCAAGAACCGTGCCGATGCTAAGAACCCGCCCAACATGCAAGGGGTAACCTTAGCTTCCCTGCACGCGGCCAAGGGTCTCGAATGGGATGCGGTGTTTTTGGTCGGTTTGGTGGAAAACACCCTGCCGATTTCTTATGCCATCAAGGCCGGGGACGCGCAGATCGAAGAGGAACGTCGCTTGTTTTACGTCGGTATCACCCGTGCGCGCGAGCACCTGCACTGCTCCTGGGCGTTGGCCAGGCAGGAAGGGGGCAGGAAGTCTCGCAAACGTACCCGTTTCCTGGATGGGGCAGTGGCGGACACACCAGATGTACCAGCGCGGAAAGTCCGCCCCAAACGGTGCTCGGTGTGTGGTGCGACGCTTTCCACTCCGCAAGCGAAAGTGCTTGGCCGCTGTGAAAGCTGCCCGTCGGATGTTGACGATTCCCTGTGGTCCGCCTTGCGCCAGTGGCGAGCAAGTGTCGCTAAGGAATGGAAAGTCCCCGCATTCGTCGTCTTTTCTGATGCCACTTTGTTGGCGGTCGCCGAGGCACAACCGACAAACGAGGAGGAGCTACTCGACATCTCCGGCGTGGGCCCAGTCAAGATCGAAAGATATGGAGCTTCGCTGCTGGAGGTTCTGCGCGCTGAAGCATAACGGGCAGCGCGGATGAGAAGGCAGCACGGAGTGCTCCGCGACCCCAAACGGGTCTTGCCGCCACAGCCATCCCGGAATAACCTCCAGCCCGGAAGTCTGTGGCGCAGGCTCCGCCAGACCCAATAGTGACAGCACTACCGCGGTGGCTTGGACGCTACATAACGCTACCGACAACGGATCCACAGCGGAGGAAGCCGGCAGCTGGGCGGCCACCTGGCTGAAATCCGGGTCATGGCGCACCCGGTACAGGTCAACACACATCGGACATGCGCCGAACCCTTGAACGACAACCGGCCCCACCACCGCGGTGCCATCGACGACGGAGATAGGCACATAGTCTGCAAAACCACGCCGATGTACAAGGGGCGCAATCATACGGCCAGCGGCATAGCGATCCGATACCACCAGCGGAATCCGCGGGTCGGTATGCCGGAGGAAACTCTTATCGGTTTCGCCCCGCAATGGTCGACGCACCGCGCAGCCCGACTTCAGCAACAGATCTTCGGTAGCAGCTGCCAGGGCATTGCGGCCAACAATGGCCACCTCAGGTGCGACGGCGGGCTGGTGCACCAGGATTCGGTAATCTATGAGCTCCTCGATGAGGAGGTTCGCGGCGTCGTCGACAAGCCCTGCTTTGTTGAGCACCCGGGTGATGTCGGCACGCGGGCGTGCGGTGCGCAGTGAAGAAAACGCACTGGCCAGGGCGCCGATCGTTGGCGGTGGCAGCTGGGCGATGACGCCGCACGTGCGTCCGTCGATACCGAATTGCAGCGCAGGTCCCGGGCGCACCACAATGCGAGCCGCCCGTGAAAGACGAAGTAATCCCCCCATGTGGCATAGAATAGCCCGTCGTGACGCATGAGGTAGAGGTTGTAAGGTCCGCTCGACGCAAGAAGACCGTAAATGCACAGCTTGTCGACGGAAAAATCCGTGTCCTCATCCCCGCCCGGCTCAGCAAGAAAGAGGAGGAGAGGATTGTTGCCGAGCTGGTCGCCAAGATGGAGGCGAAGCTGAGTGTCAGTGCGAAAAGTGATGAGCAATTAGCTGCGCGCGCCGAGCAGCTCAATAAGAGAGTGTTGGATTCTCGAGCCACCATTGGAAGTATCCGGTGGGTTACCAATCAGCGGCGGCGCTGGGGGTCCTGTTCGCCGTTAACCAACGACATCCGGATTTCTCATCTGTTGCAGCAAGTTCCTGATTATGTGCTTGATGCCGTTATCGTGCATGAACTCACCCACACGTTCATCCACTCCGGGCACTCCGCTGAATTTTGGCAGTGGGCTGACCGGGTGCCGCAGGCCGAGCGGGCAAAAGGATATTTGGAAGCCTACTCCCGCTTTGTGGGCGGGAGTTTCGACGAAGCCTAGTACTCAGTGCCGTCCTGGTCACCAGGATCTTTGCCGTCGTCTTCCCGGCGCTGTGGTGGGTTCTTCTTGAGTTCCTCCTCCAGCGCGTTAATCTCCGCGATCGGGTCGAAGTCGGCGGAATCGGCATCATCAAGCAAGGTGTCGATGAATCCAGCGGAATTGCCCAAATCCTCCGCAGAAGGGAGGAAATCTGGGTGATCCCACACGGCATCTCGACGCTCTACCCCGACGGCGTTTTCCACTCGACGCCATAGTTCCTGCGCCTCGGCAACCTTCGGCGCCGCGAATTCAATGCCCACGACCTTGGCAAATGCCTTTTCTGCGGAACCGCCCGTTGCCCGGCGACGTCGCCATGCTTCATTCATTTGGGCGGTCGACGGGATGCGCTCTCCCATTGCTTGGGTTACCACCAATTCCACCCAGCCTTCGACAAGGGCGAGTAGCGTCTCCAAGCGAGCGACGGCACCGGCGTTGCGCGAGGTGATGCGAGGGGATAGGTCCATGCCTTGAAGTCGTTGCATCGCTTCCTGAATCTGGGCCGGGTCGCCCGACTCGAGGCCGAGCTCGCGGGTGGCCTCCTCGATATGGGAAGTATCGATCACCAGCCCGGCCGCGTATTCCTCCACGGAAGAAACCAGGCGCTCCACCAGCCATGGAACATGCTTGAATAGGCGCTGACGAGCTACTTCTCGTGCACAGACATATACCAGCGCTTCTTGCTCGGCCACGCTTAAATCCTTAGACATGGCGCGCAAATGCTGTGGTAGGACAGCCGTGATACCCGAGGGAGCGATGGGGAGGCCAAAATCCGAACCGGTAAGAGTTTGCTTGGCGAGGTCTCCTAGGGCATGTCCGAGCTGCATGCCGAAATTCATCCCAGACATGGAATTCATGATCTGAAGCATCGGGCCAACCATCTCGCGGGCTTCCTCTGGGAGCTGCTCTAGCTGCGCTTCATTCATGCGCTCAGCAACCGGGGTAACGAAGCGCTTCCATGTCGGCAGGGTTGCGCTAAGCCACTGTTCTGCGCTCCAAGCTTCTACCTTGCCACTGGCGGTGGGTAACACGGTGGCGTCGTCAAGCCACATGTCTGCTAAGCGAGTTGCTTCCTGCACCGCTGTTTGATCGGAGTCCGTCACTTTGGTGTCAGACCCGATCTGCTGGCGGGCGATACGCTCGGCTAATTCATAGTTGACGGGCCCGCTATTTTGCTGGGCGCCGCCACCGAACATAGCGCTGAGCTGGTTAAAGATCTCGCCAAAACCGCCGGGGCCATTATTGTCACCGCCACCGGGGTTGCTGCCGAAGCCGAAGTTGCCGCCGAAGAAGAAGTTGTTGTTGTTGTTCATGTCTCCAAACTACCGCAGCACCACGGCAAAACTTCCCGAGCGCCCTACGCTGTTAGCGAACACAAAGGGAGCAGGTAAGGTATCAAAGCGTGAAACTTCGCTCGCAAGCCCGTTCCCGGACCATTCTGTGGGGAGCTATCCCCGTCTTGGCAATGACGTACCTGGCGACAGCCCCGACGGTTCCCTTCACGTCCATTCCCCTCACGGTTCCGTACGCTGCGGAAAGCCCAGGCCCTACCTTTAATACCCTGGCGGAATTCGAGGGAAAACCAATCGTTGCAGTAACGGGGACCGAAACGGACCCTACCAGTGGCAACCTCAACATGACCACGGTCTCGGTGTATTCGCAGCTGACATTCGCGCAGGCATTGAGCCGGTGGCTCGTGCATGATGACACCCTGGTGCCCATCGAGCAGATCTTCCCACCGAACTTGAGTCAGACCGAAGTTGATCATCAAAACAAGGTGCAGTTTTCGCAATCAGAATCAGCTGCCACCTTGGCTGCTCTGGAGTATTTGGAGCGTCCGACCGCGGTCGAGGTTGTGGACATTGTGCCCGATTCCGCCGCCCAGTCAATTCTCATGCCTGGCGACCGCATCGTTGCCTTCGCAGGCCAACCCATTACCGAACCGAGCCAGGTACGCGAGAAAGTTCTGGCAGGGCAACCTGGAGACACCGTGGAGCTTTCCGTCGTGGGTGCGCAGGCCACACCGGAGACGCAGCCAGAGACGAAGACACTCACCTTGGGGAAGAACCCGGACACCGGCAATGCGTTCTTGGGAATCACCATGGGGGCGGTGGCTGCGGATGGCACGAAGGTTGAGTACAACCTCAAAGACATTGGTGGGCCTAGTGCCGGCATGATGTTTAGCCTTGCGGTC from Corynebacterium epidermidicanis encodes:
- a CDS encoding ATP-dependent DNA helicase — translated: MTDLDPQRDTGFAPHARFAPKEKLQVSLVSTDSRWRPRNWSGVAAEFLDQLADPSRKPGKFRIIGSAGTGVSSLVVDAVLARLRAGVDPASIVVLAASKESGSLLRREITAALPSLGYVSDGPMVRSVHSFAFALVRLAELQDSAPRLITGAEHDLVVRELLHIHSEIGAPIWPDNVKAALPMVGFARQLRDFILRAQERGLGSTDLIKLGTEHGRPMWVAAGEFLAEYQELQALSGAQLYNASELVTSALKILGTDTDFLVSQQRRINTIVVDDAQHLDPQAARLVELFADSAECAVVAGNPHQSVFHFRGATPASLLNFAATTTLELRERLRANPQIDVVCCDTPAVEMLQVADVLRRKNLLEGIPWKDMAVIVRSSAAVAHVRRSMLSAGVPVRIQPTDVVLSQQRLVANILLACRAITEPLASYEFEDLILGPVGGADTVTLRRLLRGLRRAELQRGGSRRAMEAFRELACAEQAPTESDLEFLTERERDILTRIRTVLRAGIDSYRAGNSVELILWDIWHATGLSDRLMNASLRGGALGSSADLDLDAMMTLFDAAGDFVERQPTANIARFVDHIIQQELPSGARDRRGVTRDAVSILTAHATAGQEWKVVAVAGVQEGQWPSLGITGSLFGQEELVDLIDHGIDPNIIIARTGERVAEERRLFNLAVSRASQYLHVSAVFDAESDEVDEPSRFLKDFAQEQHCQIRIVGQDEMAQDSALSAESLGYAPQQEEYPRLLSAPSIIAELRRVVENPNAVSKQKELAAFELGRLSDAGIYGAHPDQWWGLQSPSTMSPVVSAEASGRVSPSKIEAGLACPLRAVLAGVAEKDETQIHLVKGTLVHAAAEARAHKVPRATIEKLVGEAFAAVSDVPKWRQESYLAEWDELIARTLNYVEAHDAVGVEVPVRVQVGARADGTPIVIAGRMDRLEKNADGEYVIVDLKTGSSAATVKETQDHPQLLAYQLALHHGTLHEGHVNTAHPNEETLAVGSAHLVYPGVKTTKLTIRQQAPKTAEQLEEFAAKLPPLLDALAGPILEARVNESCDSCPLLTMCPAHQEGRPLTDVQ
- a CDS encoding UvrD-helicase domain-containing protein: MISPTKLSAILGQKHAPTSQQAEVIGAAPGPLLVVAGAGAGKTETMANRVVWLVANGYAAPDQVLGLTFTRKAAQQLAQRIRARLSTFAATPVARRQDPSGELEKQLESINPTVSTYDSYAGRLVQEYGLLLPVEPTARLITDTELFHIARQVVAEYPHKLSATQSVATVVKNLLALSAELDNHMVSHDDVLGESTSFVQRFEEIDRGRSSENFNTTISGWIDTQQLRLEYLPLVTALKAELSKRQVITFGEQMTLAARLAESFPEVGEKERRKFRVVMLDEYQDTSHSQRVLLRSLFGSKDPDLTVTAVGDPMQSIYGWRGATAANLERFTTDFATASGPDGERTPAEKKQLTVSFRNPSQVLSGANAVSGAVFDRYNQGKRTVEALTALPGKDNGAVQLGWFQTPEQEQNWVADYFTQTYHSLEPGEPFTAAILVRKKSHIEGYASALAERGVPYEVVGLSGLLLIPEVADLVAIATMLIDPTDNAAALRVLTGPLVQLGASDLLGLQQRAANLAGRARRKPTQPADEDSPNPLEKLEVIIAENVATDEDTSIGLVDAVADLGEPDFYTEVGYYRLRELAAMLRHLRTYSLGRNLTDLFADIEEVFGIRTEVLSRQDPHADGASGTIHLDSFAAEVASFEAIPGASLRSLLDYFALALEHEDGLEPGEVKVRSNRVQILTVHKSKGLEWQHVAVVRADNSTYLDEHSNLQGQKLSTWVTDVTKVPSTLRGDVAEGEELSGIPEFEAAEAEVRSDLEKAVKAHIEEFRDTFRQEAARLFYVAITRSEHNVLVTGSANTGGSKVRKPYVYFDLLRSTQPENVVHWEDGASAEEENPAQTETLSAVFPTDPLGKRRPHVEAAAERVRHMLANVLHTDEEPELTQLGEQGQQWHRDVTALIEEHRRLSSTKIEVPLGQELTATDLVALERDPVFFAQRTLRPVPFKPNAYAKRGTAFHEWLERRFGSATLLDDEELMLDAQDTTEVMDNADQLAELQEKFLASEWAERQPAQVEAPFEVAIGNTIVRGRIDAIFHEGEDPANGWLVVDWKTGRKPRGSELAAAAIQLAVYRYAWAQLVSKQHGIEVDPESIKAAFYYVAEGETYAPGKLPTAANLAKLVGSDEA
- a CDS encoding potassium channel family protein, with the protein product MRNRIGDRLRGDTELNDLPAHALLNIINVPGKAFASPWQLILRRFLYAMILLAIVSVLAYVDKDGYTEHLTFIDAVYYAAVSMSTTGYGDITPVTQQARLINIIIITPLRIAFLILLVGTTLSVLTEESRRTLQIQRWRKSLRNHTVVIGYGTKGRSAVAALLADGTPASQIVVVDSDPRALEMASNQGLATVHGTATKSDVLKLAGVTRARAVVVAPNLDDTAVLVTLSVREIAPSAMIVASVRESENMHLLRQSGADSVVISSETAGRLLGLATVTPSVVEMMEDLLSPDEGFSIAERIVGEDEVGANPRHLADIVLGVVRSGELYRIDAPEAEIVEPGDRLLYVRRVFG
- a CDS encoding NAD(+) diphosphatase, encoding MQVLVITPDNRTLVTDKGAPLWFDGAAIDVAKQECPDGLEGAVRRDVTTAQQLATRFGAQLKSIRALSDDPRVARAAHLLRFRESHRFHPHSGKLLTHQADQARDPHGVAVFPRIDPCVIGIVELEGHDRILLGRNAQRPQFFSLVAGYVCPGETLEQCFAREVLEETGRSVHQMTYQGSQPWPMSGSLMMAFHAFTTDVHPRQTPDGELIEIRWASREQLATLPLAAPGSIARKLIDDWSHTCD